The following are encoded together in the Robertmurraya sp. FSL R5-0851 genome:
- the hutU gene encoding urocanate hydratase, translating into MEQTKTEKVIRYRGPELNTKGWLQEAALRMLMNNLDPEVAERPEDLVVYGGIGKAARNWECFDAIVKSLKELENDETLLVQSGKPVAIFKSHTDAPRVLIANSNIVPAYANWETFHELDKKGLMMYGQMTAGSWIYIGSQGIVQGTYETFAELAKQHFGGTLKNTITVTAGLGGMGGAQPLAVTMNGGVCIGIDVDESRIDRRIETRYTDVKTDSLDKAIEMAKTAKLAGEALSIGLIGNAADILPEMIAKGFIPDIVTDQTSAHDPLNGYVPSKMSLVEAAKLRVENPEEYVKKSKASMAQHVQSMLELMEKGAITFDYGNNIRQVAKDEGVENAFDFPGFVPAYIRPQFCEGKGPFRWVALSGDPEDIYKLDEVILREFSDNDHLCNWIRMAKEKIQFQGLPSRICWLGYGERARFGKIINEMVEKGQLKAPIVIGRDHLDSGSVASPNRETESMKDGSDVVADWPILNAMINAVGGATWVSLHHGGGVGMGYSMHSGIVIVADGTKEAEARIERVLTTDPGMGVVRHVDAGYELAKKTARERGVNIPMLEMGIE; encoded by the coding sequence ATGGAACAAACAAAAACAGAAAAAGTCATCCGCTATCGCGGACCAGAATTAAATACCAAAGGCTGGTTACAGGAGGCTGCACTTCGGATGTTAATGAATAATTTAGATCCTGAGGTTGCGGAAAGACCAGAAGATCTCGTTGTGTATGGTGGGATTGGAAAAGCGGCACGAAACTGGGAATGCTTTGATGCGATCGTTAAGTCGCTAAAGGAATTAGAAAATGATGAGACACTATTGGTTCAATCAGGGAAACCGGTTGCGATTTTTAAATCACACACTGATGCACCGCGGGTATTAATCGCAAATTCGAATATTGTCCCCGCTTATGCAAATTGGGAAACTTTCCATGAGCTAGACAAAAAAGGGTTAATGATGTACGGACAAATGACTGCAGGAAGCTGGATTTATATCGGTTCGCAAGGCATTGTCCAAGGGACCTATGAAACGTTTGCAGAGCTTGCAAAACAGCATTTTGGCGGTACACTCAAAAATACTATCACGGTAACGGCTGGTCTAGGCGGTATGGGTGGAGCTCAACCACTTGCTGTAACGATGAATGGTGGCGTTTGTATTGGCATTGATGTAGATGAAAGCCGAATCGATCGTCGTATTGAAACTCGTTATACGGATGTAAAAACAGATTCCTTGGACAAAGCAATCGAAATGGCTAAAACCGCAAAGCTTGCAGGTGAAGCTCTCTCTATCGGATTGATTGGAAATGCGGCTGATATTCTACCAGAAATGATTGCTAAAGGATTTATCCCTGATATTGTGACAGATCAAACATCTGCACATGATCCACTTAACGGCTATGTTCCGTCTAAGATGTCTCTTGTTGAGGCTGCAAAATTACGAGTTGAAAATCCAGAAGAATATGTTAAGAAGTCAAAAGCTTCAATGGCTCAACATGTGCAATCCATGCTCGAGTTGATGGAAAAAGGCGCCATTACGTTCGATTACGGAAACAATATCCGTCAAGTTGCCAAGGATGAGGGCGTTGAAAATGCCTTTGACTTCCCAGGATTTGTTCCAGCCTATATTCGTCCTCAATTTTGTGAAGGAAAAGGACCATTTAGATGGGTCGCACTCTCAGGTGATCCAGAAGATATCTATAAACTGGACGAAGTGATATTACGTGAATTTAGTGATAATGACCATTTATGTAACTGGATTCGTATGGCGAAGGAAAAAATCCAATTCCAAGGGCTTCCATCTCGGATTTGTTGGCTTGGTTATGGAGAACGGGCACGCTTCGGTAAAATCATTAATGAAATGGTTGAAAAAGGTCAGCTCAAGGCTCCAATTGTCATTGGGCGTGATCATCTTGACTCAGGCTCAGTTGCGTCACCGAATCGTGAAACAGAATCAATGAAAGATGGATCTGACGTTGTAGCAGATTGGCCAATTTTAAATGCCATGATTAATGCAGTTGGCGGTGCTACATGGGTATCCTTACACCATGGTGGTGGAGTGGGCATGGGCTATTCAATGCACTCAGGAATTGTTATTGTGGCAGATGGAACGAAAGAAGCAGAGGCACGAATTGAACGTGTTCTGACAACAGATCCAGGAATGGGTGTTGTTCGCCATGTTGATGCTGGTTATGAATTAGCGAAGAAAACAGCACGTGAAAGAGGAGTAAACATTCCAATGTTAGAAATGGGGATTGAATAA